The Castanea sativa cultivar Marrone di Chiusa Pesio chromosome 4, ASM4071231v1 sequence ACTGGTTAAAAGCCTCGGGAAGTCGTCCAAGAACTCCACAGAAGTATGACATGAATCAATCCCACAGTGGTAAGGAAGGCGGGATGAGTGATCAAAATCCGGTGATGGCGGCGCCGGTGATAACCTCTGAGACCAATAGAGTTAACCTTAAGGAGAGCATTAATGACGATGTTGAAAGGAGCAAGATTATAGGAAGTATCCCGACAGATCAGTAGCCTAATCATGAGCATAACAGATTCAACGGCACACTTAATGGGAACGTTACACACGGGACTGGGAAGGCAGTGATTAGCgcggtttcaaaaaaaatgaagaggtGCCAGATTTCTCAACGGACGATGTAGTGGAGCCTGATCATGTATCTAATGGGCTGCTCACGTCCAAGCCCAAATCCACATGGGTGAAACTGAACAGAATGGATTGTGAGCCTGGTGGGATAAGTAAGGCttctataacaagttattgagtAGTGTAATATTGCTGAGAGCTAAACctagtgtaacttgaaccttaccatatatatatatatatatatatatatatatatatatatatatatatatatataataacttcttctttttgcacatattttataactattttctaaaatatttgttttcttcctcttttggTACTCTTACGACTACTATTATTAATGTCAGAACCACCTTATAAGTATGGTAAAATCCCTCCAACATGCCTCAAACCTAATCtaccccccccccacacacacacacaggttTTCCCCACCTAGAGAAGGGGCAGGGTAAGTAATTCTGCTTCACCTtgttttcaattaaattcaaccgtGCATACAAAAGGTGTTTATCTTTCACCaagaacaattaaaattttcaattaaatcgTGTACAAAAGGTGTTTATCTTTCTCCAAGAACCATTAAATTCAATATGTGACTCACTGGCTAATGCAACCATATGATTAAAATTGATTATGAACAGGTACAATGCCTAAAGAAATGTCACTTAGCTTTGTCTACTATTTTTTGTGGCTACAAATGTTGGTCTTGCAAActcaaaaaaagtaaatattttattcctttatgAAAAGCTTTTTCAGATCAGATCCTATTTAGCTTCAGGGACCCAAACCGTCttaaaaatttacttaaaaacttaaataagtCAAATTACCTCAAGAACATTAAAGCAAATCCTAGACCTATCCTTAATCGATTGTTTTGACTCTATGAATTTGATGCTTCTCAATTTGCCTCCATATGTAGGTGATAGTATGCCTAGTTGTGTTTCTTGTTTGCAAAACTAGGTTGCTCAATATGTCAGTTGTCATTCCTTGTCGCCTGAGTGGCTCTATTAACATGCAGCGTTACAGCCTTACAGGAGTTGCTTCTGGGTGTGACATTATCACCTAACTGAATATATAAAAGTTATCAATTTGTAGGAGGATACTGACTATAGGTATAGAATAAAGACACCCCAAAATTAACACAACCTTTCAACTTTGATATGAGGAAAAATTGTCTACGATGCCCCCAACAGGAGACGGGGATTATGTTCACCTTATTAAgatgtgtaaaaaaattgtCGCTCAGctaacaataaattaaaaagggggaaaaaaaaacaaaaacaaaacttacgCAAGTTTACTGCTGTCACTTTTTTTTGCTCTGATACACTAGAAGCAATCAATCATGCCTATAATTAGATTCTTCTTAGGCTTGCTTGAGTTGCTGTATCCTCACTAAACTCATATCTATCGCCGGCCACCAGCCTTTCTAACAGGAGGAGCTGTATCCTCATCATCTGACTGGATATCACCATACTGCCACATCCCTCGCCTAGCAGTCCGTGCTTCATCCTGGAACTTCTCCAAATTATCAAGGGCCAACTGTCTATCCTTGTGGTCCCACTTCTTCCTCTTTTCTGTTCTAGCAAGTCCTTCCTGAAAATTCAGAAAATGCCATATAAGTGGTGTATTTCTAATCATTCTGCATCAAAATAGGTCCAAATGTTGTACCACCAAACCAACAAACACAGATAGAACTAAAGCATTACAAGACTGACTTGTCTGGGTTGtcaaaaaaccaaccaaaaaaataaggtGAATGGTGGAAAGCTCATAAGGTAAATCAAGAAGAGTTCCTCCACAATTTAAGATTTCAGCATGATACATGGTTACATTTTTCATGATAAACAATTTAGAATTGGGTAGCTCGGGTGAGAAACTGCAAGCATCAAATTTCTTTACATAGTAGTTTCCATGACAACGGTGCAATTTATCATTTTGCAGAATATGTGAGGCTATGCCAATTCTATTACTTGCACATTTTGCAAGAGGAGATAGTACCAAGAGCCTCTATCTTCTCAGgaaaaacaaagcaaacaaGACAGATGCTATTCATACCTGAAGCATGGCAGCATTTATACTAATCTCAGCATCCACAGCAACAAGAGTTACAACAAGAGTTGGCCCAGTTCCCTGCCCTTTCACTTTTCCTCCAGAAGTGTCCCTTTCCTCAACCTTGGCCCTGAACTCTTTTGAACTGTTCAATGTGTGCTCACTCAGAAATTCAGCTGCTTCTTGGCCAAAATCTTCCTCCAAGGCTGGAACCTTCATATATGCAAGGCTGCATAGCTGAGCAAGACCAGGTGCAGAAGATACTGAGGAATCAATAGGACGTAACTGACTGTAAGGAACGACCTCTTGATTCCCATAATCAATGTAGAACACTTCGAACTTGTCTTTTGGGGACTCCACAGGTCCTCGGGGTGCATTGACAATCTTGACAAAtcaattggaaaaaaattatggaaacaTAAAGGCAAATAAATCATACATTTAAATGCATATAAGCAGAGAGGAAATGTGAGAAAGGGGAAGAAAAGAGAAGATGTggggttattttattttattttattttttaaaaggggGGGAAACAGTAGTCTATGTGCAGGTTGTTTCATAACTAGAACAAAACAGTATGAAAGATAATTGAGCTAgctgaagaaagaaaatgatcaGATTATAGGTTATTGGTCCAACCACTTTAGCTAACTGCTATTGAAATGTGACTCATTGTTCTAAGAAAAGGACAAAAAGGTTTACAATTAGTTATTATATTTAGTATCTTTAAGATGTTTCAAAAACATTTCCACTGTGCATCTCATCAACTTGCTCCTTGAGATCCCAGTTTCCAATTCCCCACTTCCTGCAACCCACTCTCACACTCATTGAGGCAATTAATCCAGAGTTCTTGGAGAAGCCAAATGCTGAAATACTTGAACAGTAATTTACTATACCAAGTAATGAATACAAAAACTACACAGCAAATAGTAATGTGCCTCTTAACATCAAGGAAGTAGTTTAGCgtgtatgtgagagagagcaagagagagatTTAACAGTTAGAACCTAGGTATCAGTCAGTTACTAACCATAGCTCGATTCCAGGAATTGTCAGCACTAAACTGAGCAAGGACTATATCACCCTTCTTAGGATTAAAAGCACCAATTACAGGAGCTTCTTGAAGACTTAATGAAGCAAGCTGCTGCTGAATTGAGGCCACTTTCTGATCCCCAACTGTCTGGACGTAAAATTTACCACCGCCCAAGACTTCTGTAACCATTACCTGAAAATTATATCAATAATACATGTCATTTACCATTGCACAACACATGAAAAGGGTATTACTTGATGCACTTGCATTCCAAGCACCTTTAGCACTTCTTTCTGTTTGCTTTCCACAACTGCACCATTGGGCACTTCCTCCCCTTCAACATAATTCTCCCAAATCTGCAACATAATCTCCATTTAGCATATTTGACAGAGGAAAATGGTGGTAATATAATGCAAGTTCTGCTTCTTACTTTCAGTTTTTGCCTCTTGGCTGATTTCTCAGCTTGTTCAAGAAGGTGGATGTCAGGAATCCTGTCACTGCCAAAGGAAGTTTGAAGTTTTGCTAGGCCAGCTTCAAGGAGAGAAACTGCCAGATTTGTCTTTGATTCCCACATGGATCCCAGGAAAGTTCCATTTCTATCAACAGTTTCAACTTCAATCTGTACAATAGATACAGATTTATCAAAGCAGTAGAAGCAACAAGTGGGAAATTACCAGTTTCTCAGAGATAGGGGAAAACCTCAACATCTCTCTGCATTATCTTTCTTCTCATTAGTGCAATAGCTTCATCTGAATAGGGCTCATCACGACCAGGACACCTGACCCCAGAGAATGCGAAGGCAATACTACACGTTTCTTTGGGAATCAACAACTTAAAACGATGACCACTGAGGACATATTCAACAACGGCAGGTATTCTCCTACTCCGATGCAGGAATGGCAAAAAATCCTTAGCTTTCTTGGCTGAAGCCTGAATGATAcacacaaaataacaaaaataattaaacttatAATGCAGAATATGATAGTAAGAAAAGAATTTAGTATAATGGTAACATTTCTCACCGTAAGCAGGTCTGTTATGTGCATTACCGGAGGATCCTTAGCTGAATGAATACCTTTCTTACCAGAAATGGCACGGGATTCAGCAGCAAGAAGGGCATCGTAATGGTTTGATCTCTCCTCAAAATCTCGATGCCTAATAACAGTGCCAAATCCACGGGCAACCAAAAGCTCAGCTACATTAACCCCAGCCTGGCTGCTAGAAGCGGGTGGAGCAGGTGAGGGGGTATCATCACCCTCAACCTTAATAGGAGACAATAGGAAAACTGATCCAAAATCCATTACTCTGGAATCTGCAGACGCAGTAGCAGCTGCAGGTCCATCTGCCATGCTGACCTTCCTAGAATACTCCATTTGAACATTCACCTGAAAAAGTCATACAATCaataattaaatcaaaatttatattataacaaaaaaaggtATAGTAATGACAGTTCATACTTGTCGGCCAATAAGTCGTGTTCTCAAGAACTCCCTGGCTTCACGGGCATAGGGAGCCGGCTTTTCCTCCCTCCGAGGATTGCCGATTTTTGGACACCTAATACTTGACAGATTGACCCGACGCTCTGCTGATGGACTTCCATATGGGACAGAGTCATCAGCTACAATAACACAGTCCCCACTTACAACCTCCACCACCTGGAAAAAGCCAAATGCAATTTAGAATAAATTTTTGGCAtggagaaataaataaattgagatAAGCATTGCTTGGGACTCATTATTACCTTTCCTGTGAA is a genomic window containing:
- the LOC142631852 gene encoding ribonuclease TUDOR 1; this encodes MASSTAGGSGWYKGKVKAVLSGDCLVIMAVAANRVGPPPEKTLTLSSLVAPRLARRGGVDEPFAWDSREYLRKLCIGKEVAFKVDYTVPSIGREFGSVFIGDKNVALLVVSEGWAKVREQGQQKGEVSPFLPELLRLEEQAKQQGLGRWSKVPGAAEAAIRNLPPSAIGDPSNFNAMGLLASNKGSPMQGIVEQVRDGSTIRVYLLPEFQFVQVFVAGIQAPSMGRRTVTESAAETEVITEEPNGDVSAESRAPLTSAQRLAVSAASSTEVSPDPFGAEAKFFTELRVLNRDVRIVLEGVDKFSNLIGSVYYPDGDSAKDLALELVETGLAKYVEWSANMMEEDAKRRLKAAELQAKKTRLRIWTNYVPPATNSKAIHDQNFTGKVVEVVSGDCVIVADDSVPYGSPSAERRVNLSSIRCPKIGNPRREEKPAPYAREAREFLRTRLIGRQVNVQMEYSRKVSMADGPAAATASADSRVMDFGSVFLLSPIKVEGDDTPSPAPPASSSQAGVNVAELLVARGFGTVIRHRDFEERSNHYDALLAAESRAISGKKGIHSAKDPPVMHITDLLTASAKKAKDFLPFLHRSRRIPAVVEYVLSGHRFKLLIPKETCSIAFAFSGVRCPGRDEPYSDEAIALMRRKIMQRDVEIEVETVDRNGTFLGSMWESKTNLAVSLLEAGLAKLQTSFGSDRIPDIHLLEQAEKSAKRQKLKIWENYVEGEEVPNGAVVESKQKEVLKVMVTEVLGGGKFYVQTVGDQKVASIQQQLASLSLQEAPVIGAFNPKKGDIVLAQFSADNSWNRAMIVNAPRGPVESPKDKFEVFYIDYGNQEVVPYSQLRPIDSSVSSAPGLAQLCSLAYMKVPALEEDFGQEAAEFLSEHTLNSSKEFRAKVEERDTSGGKVKGQGTGPTLVVTLVAVDAEISINAAMLQEGLARTEKRKKWDHKDRQLALDNLEKFQDEARTARRGMWQYGDIQSDDEDTAPPVRKAGGRR